Proteins from a single region of Gasterosteus aculeatus chromosome Y, fGasAcu3.hap1.1, whole genome shotgun sequence:
- the LOC144391030 gene encoding fibroblast growth factor 4B-like — protein sequence MAVAQRLLVSMSCEAGTPHWMLTAVVLLGFLLGVVSAYPLPSSSSRTNATLLKRRWETLFSRSVLRISGEKPELNWESDYLLGIKRVRRLYCNVGIGFHLQVLPDGRINGVHNENQYSLLEISTVDRGVVSLCGVRSEMFVAMNSRGRLYGTTVFHDECKFKESLLANNYNAYESLVHRGSYIALSKHGRVKRGNKATSAMTVTHFLPRI from the exons ATGGCCGTTGCGCAAAGGCTCCTCGTCAGTATGTCCTGCGAGGCCGGCACGCCGCACTGGATGCTGACCGCGGTGGTCCTCCTGGGCTTTCTGCTGGGGGTCGTGTCAGCGTACCCGttaccgagcagcagcagcaggacaaaTGCAACTTTACTGAAGAGACGATGGGAGACGCTTTTCTCGCGCTCCGTACTGAGGATCTCCGGGGAGAAACCGGAGCTCAACTGGGAGAGTGACTATCTGCTGGGAATCAAGAGAGTGCGGAGGCTCTACTGCAACGTGGGCATCGGGTTTCACCTTCAGGTCCTCCCCGACGGCAGGATAAACGGTGTACATAATGAAAACCAGTACA GTCTATTAGAGATTTCTACGGTGGACAGAGGAGTGGTGAGCCTATGTGGGGTGAGGAGCGAGATGTTTGTCGCAATGAACAGCCGTGGAAGGTTGTACGGAACG ACAGTCTTCCATGACGAGTGCAAGTTCAAGGAGAGCTTGCTCGCGAACAACTACAACGCCTACGAGTCTCTGGTCCACAGAGGCTCCTACATAGCGCTCAGCAAGCATGGCCGCGTGAAGAGAGGGAACAAGGCCACGAGCGCCATGACTGTAACGCACTTCCTACCCCGGATATGA
- the LOC120812525 gene encoding fibroblast growth factor 23-like yields MQPAFFSLVLIAVHASLSVDCAPRLRGPTRLVQHQRRSFQTGARADTLAGTSPFYWEPSGSTRKGLYRNSFVILPVRTATSNLVSIFDLRRKRFLCIDSTGDPYSYRQADADDCLFQPVWLDAADPHDVFNSISVGRRPFGPLGSELGVAYRQPPKLSSSSLVERFLGPSVKRWRRSDAVNPSDPLRSHSHPSHSAQDHKDVDHRQPDQDQAGAVSKETITSCDDPLRVLQPNGPVSPVKTNIADRAEQE; encoded by the exons ATGCAGCCGGCTTTCTTCTCACTCGTCCTGATTGCCGTACACGCGTCTCTGTCGGTGGATTGTGCACCGAGGCTCCGGGGGCCAACGCGCCTGGTGCAACATCAGCGGAGGAGCTTCCAGACGGGCGCACGTGCCGATACGTTGGCTGGTACCAGTCCTTTCTATTGGGAGCCCAGTGGATCAACGAGAAAAGGCCTTTACAGAAACTCTTTTG TAATTCTGCCAGTAAGAACAGCTACCAGCAACCTAGTGTCAATATTTGATTTGCGCAGAAAAAGGTTCCTCTGTATAGACTCAACGGGAGATCCGTACAGCTAT AGACAAGCGGACGCAGACGATTGTCTCTTCCAGCCCGTTTGGTTGGACGCGGCGGACCCCCATGACGTGTTTAACTCCATAAGCGTGGGCCGGCGGCCGTTTGGGCCGCTGGGGTCAGAGCTGGGAGTCGCTTACCGGCAGCCCCCcaaactctcctcctcctccctggtgGAGCGCTTCCTCGGCCCCTCGgtgaagagatggaggaggagcgaTGCGGTGAACCCCTCCGATCCATTAAGGTCACATTCACACCCCTCGCATTCTGCCCAGGACCACAAGGATGTAGACCACCGGCAGCCCGATCAGGACCAAGCCGGCGCTGTGTCCAAGGAGACCATCACCTCCTGCGATGACCCCCTGCGGGTCCTCCAGCCCAACGGGCCGGTCAGCCCTGTCAAGACTAATATTGCAGACCGAGCAGAACAGGAATAA